The window CGACGACGCCGACGAACCACACCCACGGCGTGCTCGCGTGCACCTCGCGCAGCCAGTCCAGCCGCAGTTCGAGCGGAATCGACTCCACACTCGACGGTGCCACCACCACGGTCACCCGGTCGCAGGCCGCCGCGGCGGTGGCGATCAGGTGATGGTGGCCGGCGTGCGGCGGGTAGAACTTGCCCACCACCAGACCGTGCCCGAACCGGCTCTCGGCGGCCGGACGGTCGGGGCGGGGCGCAGGTGCGCTCATGCGGTCACCGTGGCGCCCACCGGGCCGGGTCCTGCCGACCGTTCGCGCAGGTCGGCCCGCCATGCCCGCCACCCGAGTCCGCACAGCCCGAGGAATCCGACGTACAGGATCGCGGTCAGCCACAGGCCCTTGTAGCCGTAGAGCGGGATGTAGACCAGGTCGACCGCCGCCCACAACCACCAGCTCTCCACCAGCTTGCGCGCCTGGCCGTACGTCGCGAGCAGGGAGAGTGCGGTGGTGAACGCGTCCGGCAGCGGGACCGTCGAGCCGGTGAAACGATCCAGGAAGAACCAGAGCAGACCGGTGAGCACCACCCCCGCTGTCGCGAGGCCGGTCCACTCGACCCTCGTGGTGGTACGCACCCCGGTCACGCCGTCCCGTCCGGTGCCCCGGGTCCACTGCCACCAGCCGTACCCGCCGAGCACCACGTAGACGATCTGCAGCCCGGCGTCCGCGTAGAGCCCGGCGGACCAGAAGACCACCATCAACAGCAGCACGTTCAGGATGCCGACCGGCCAGTTCGCGACGTGCTGCCGTACGACGAGCAGCACGCAGAGCATCCCGGTGGCGAACCCGAGCAGTTCCGCCCACGAGGTCGGCGCCCCGAACACCGTCACCGCCGGTGAGTTGAGCCAGTCCAGCATCGCCTCGTCCGTCCGCTCGGCAGTGGCCATACGCTAACGGAAGCCGTACGGCGTGCCGCGACAAGCCCTCCCCGTACCGCGCGGTTCCGCGACGGGGCGGACCTTCCTGTCACCGGAACTGATCGCCGGGCTCGGTGCCCAACCGTACGATCTTCGGGTGTCACTCTTCGGCTACTTCATCGTCGCCCGTCACGTACGACCGCTGCCCGAGCTTCCCTCGATCGAACGGCTCTGCCGGGAGAGTGTCGACGGGATCCGTGCCGGCACGGTCGGTGGTCTCCACAGCGATGGCGACTGGCAGTTCCTACAGGTCCTGGACGGTGCCGGGCTGGACGTCGCGGACCTGGTGGCCGAGACGGGCGCGCCGGCGCTGAGCGTTTATGTGATCGAAAGCGCCGTCGGTGTGGTCGGGGGCGCCGCACCGGGCGGCGACGAGTGGTACGGCTGCCTCAACCCGGCGGACGCCGTCAGGGCGTTCGACATGCCATCCGAACTCGCCGGTTCGGTCGAGCAGACAACCGGGTACGCGGTCCGCTGGGCGGAGTCAGCGGGCCGGACGGCGGATCCGGTAGCGGTCGCCGCAGCGGTCGATGGGGGTGTCGGTCCCTTCGGCGAGGGAGTGAGATCCTTTGTCGACGGTCTCGGGTTCCGCTTCGGCTTCGTCACGGCCGAAATGGGAAGGAAGACGTCATGACCGACACACCGAGCCGGGAGGCTCTGCTCGACCACCTGGTCACGACCCGGATCGCCGGACGGGTCGCCACCCCGCGCGACAACAACCTCGACCATTTCCGGCGGATGAGCAAGCGCCAACCGCTCTACCTGTTCGGGCTCGAACCCGTGGGCACCTGGACGCCGGCCGAGGTACTGGCACTCATGGTGGAGCGTTGCGGAGTCTCCCCCGACGTCGGACACGTACGCGGCGACG of the Micromonospora sp. NBC_01796 genome contains:
- the pnuC gene encoding nicotinamide riboside transporter PnuC, with protein sequence MATAERTDEAMLDWLNSPAVTVFGAPTSWAELLGFATGMLCVLLVVRQHVANWPVGILNVLLLMVVFWSAGLYADAGLQIVYVVLGGYGWWQWTRGTGRDGVTGVRTTTRVEWTGLATAGVVLTGLLWFFLDRFTGSTVPLPDAFTTALSLLATYGQARKLVESWWLWAAVDLVYIPLYGYKGLWLTAILYVGFLGLCGLGWRAWRADLRERSAGPGPVGATVTA